From a single Nostoc sp. MS1 genomic region:
- a CDS encoding sulfonate ABC transporter substrate-binding protein yields MSQQFQPQRRRFLQGLVTYSALGLSGFTAPVLGDILQAQAQQQARRSGVNTKVVRVGYQTSGDLVKIKGVLEPRLKEIGVNVEWAPFPAGPQLLEAMNVGRVDIGSVGETPPIFAQAAGAPLVYIAGRKPSKGEGSAIVVRKDSPIKKVADLKGQKIVFQKGSASHYLLLAALKEAGLKFSDIQPISLTPAEARDAFLQGKIDAWVTWDPFYAFVQKNAGARTLRNAARIATQGGFYLARREFAVQNPEVVKVILDEIDKLGQWAESNPKEVVKLLAPELKLEPSLLETVVRRRTFGLRRLTPSLIAEQQRIADLFYANKIIPKQIDIRQALLTSQQYAAITPQRISSR; encoded by the coding sequence ATGAGTCAACAATTTCAACCACAACGCCGAAGATTTTTACAGGGTTTAGTAACATATTCAGCTTTGGGATTGTCTGGTTTTACTGCTCCGGTTCTGGGAGATATATTACAAGCTCAAGCTCAACAGCAAGCAAGACGTTCTGGAGTTAATACCAAGGTAGTACGAGTTGGTTATCAAACTTCTGGGGATTTAGTGAAAATTAAAGGAGTTTTGGAACCAAGACTAAAAGAAATTGGTGTAAATGTAGAGTGGGCCCCATTCCCGGCTGGGCCACAACTACTAGAAGCAATGAACGTAGGTAGGGTTGATATTGGTTCAGTGGGTGAGACTCCCCCAATATTTGCTCAAGCAGCTGGCGCACCATTAGTATATATTGCAGGACGCAAACCTAGTAAGGGTGAAGGTAGTGCGATCGTAGTCAGAAAAGATTCTCCTATCAAGAAAGTTGCAGATTTGAAAGGACAGAAAATAGTCTTTCAAAAAGGTTCAGCTTCACATTATTTACTTCTGGCTGCCTTAAAAGAAGCAGGATTAAAATTTAGTGATATTCAGCCCATTAGTTTAACTCCAGCAGAAGCTCGTGACGCATTTCTACAAGGGAAAATTGATGCTTGGGTAACTTGGGACCCATTCTATGCTTTTGTACAAAAAAATGCTGGCGCTCGTACTTTAAGAAATGCGGCTAGAATTGCAACTCAAGGTGGATTTTATTTAGCTCGGCGTGAATTTGCTGTCCAAAATCCTGAAGTAGTGAAAGTAATATTAGATGAGATAGACAAACTAGGACAATGGGCAGAAAGTAACCCCAAAGAAGTGGTAAAACTGCTAGCACCTGAACTCAAACTCGAACCATCACTTTTAGAAACTGTTGTCCGCCGACGCACCTTTGGCTTAAGAAGGCTAACTCCCTCTCTAATTGCTGAACAACAGAGAATCGCAGATTTATTTTACGCAAATAAAATAATACCTAAACAAATTGATATAAGACAGGCATTGTTGACTTCTCAACAATATGCAGCAATTACGCCTCAGCGTATTAGCAGCCGATAA
- a CDS encoding class I SAM-dependent methyltransferase family protein: MPKDWYEWHDLYKTEPRLQQRLEIVQEFITHSLNASPDGTIRVVSVCAGDGRDLLGTLKNHPRAKDVYARLVELNPQLVERGRATIESLGLAKQIEFVNGDATIASNYVGAVPADIVIVCGVFGNLTDEAQLSRLLDNLRFLSKQGAFVIWTRGHSQGIAHSDTVRRILSASEFAEVNFKLTATGDMGVGIHRYQGENLPQPKEQQLFVFSGVPNRAR; this comes from the coding sequence ATGCCAAAAGATTGGTATGAATGGCACGACCTCTACAAGACTGAGCCAAGGTTGCAGCAGCGTCTAGAAATCGTGCAGGAATTTATTACCCATAGCTTAAATGCGTCACCAGATGGCACTATTCGCGTAGTAAGTGTTTGTGCTGGAGATGGACGAGATTTACTAGGAACCTTAAAAAATCATCCCCGCGCCAAGGATGTTTATGCCAGACTGGTAGAACTAAACCCCCAACTAGTAGAACGTGGACGAGCAACTATAGAATCCTTGGGTTTAGCCAAACAAATAGAGTTCGTTAATGGTGATGCAACGATCGCATCTAACTATGTTGGTGCAGTTCCAGCAGATATTGTGATTGTTTGCGGTGTTTTTGGCAACCTAACAGATGAAGCACAACTCAGCCGCTTGCTAGATAACTTGAGATTTTTGAGTAAACAAGGTGCTTTTGTTATTTGGACTCGCGGACATTCTCAGGGTATAGCTCATTCTGACACTGTACGCAGAATTTTAAGTGCATCTGAATTTGCAGAAGTAAATTTTAAACTCACAGCTACAGGAGATATGGGAGTAGGTATTCATCGATATCAAGGTGAAAACTTACCTCAACCCAAAGAGCAACAATTATTTGTGTTTTCTGGCGTTCCGAATAGAGCGAGGTAA
- a CDS encoding aliphatic sulfonate ABC transporter substrate-binding protein — MKIPFFSQRRTFFKRIIQYSTVGLFALSTPLVGGLVQSTQAQSKPGFTSKVINLAYQTSGDIVKVRKVVEPRFQALGVKVNWVGPFPAGPQLIEAMNAGKVDIGNVGETPPIFSQAAGITEVIYIAGRTPSRGENQGIVVRANSPIKKVADLKGKKIAFQRGSNAHYLLAKALQEVGLKISDVQVVGLTPSEARDAFIQNKVEVWVASDPFLALVEKIIPIRNLRNAARINTLGGFYLGRRAFVNQNPELVRVFLEEADKVGEWAEKNPTEVAKAFAPELKLEVTVLEKVARRRTFRLRRLSPSIITEQQKVADFYFQEKIIPRKINIRDALLSTQIYEAITPKRLK; from the coding sequence ATGAAGATACCATTTTTTTCTCAACGCCGCACATTTTTCAAACGCATCATTCAATATTCAACAGTAGGATTATTTGCTCTATCAACTCCCTTAGTAGGTGGTTTAGTACAAAGCACTCAAGCTCAATCAAAACCTGGATTTACTTCTAAAGTAATTAACTTGGCTTATCAAACTTCTGGAGATATCGTTAAAGTCAGAAAAGTTGTAGAACCACGTTTTCAAGCTTTGGGAGTGAAAGTGAATTGGGTAGGGCCTTTCCCAGCCGGGCCACAACTAATAGAAGCAATGAATGCAGGAAAAGTTGATATTGGTAATGTGGGAGAGACACCACCAATATTTTCTCAAGCCGCAGGTATTACAGAAGTTATATACATTGCAGGACGTACACCCAGCAGAGGAGAAAACCAAGGTATCGTAGTTAGAGCTAATTCTCCTATTAAAAAAGTAGCTGACCTTAAAGGTAAGAAAATTGCCTTTCAAAGGGGTTCAAATGCACATTATCTACTGGCAAAAGCTCTACAAGAAGTAGGATTAAAAATTAGTGATGTGCAAGTTGTGGGATTAACTCCATCGGAAGCCCGCGATGCTTTTATCCAAAATAAAGTGGAAGTTTGGGTGGCTAGTGATCCATTTTTGGCTTTGGTAGAAAAAATTATTCCTATCCGTAACTTAAGGAATGCGGCAAGAATTAACACTTTGGGCGGATTTTATCTGGGTAGACGTGCATTTGTGAATCAAAATCCCGAATTAGTGCGAGTGTTTTTAGAAGAAGCCGACAAGGTGGGCGAATGGGCGGAAAAAAATCCTACTGAAGTTGCTAAAGCTTTTGCTCCTGAATTGAAATTAGAAGTAACAGTTTTAGAAAAAGTGGCGCGGCGACGCACATTTAGATTAAGAAGATTATCACCTTCTATAATTACTGAACAACAAAAAGTAGCTGATTTCTATTTTCAAGAAAAAATCATTCCTCGCAAGATAAACATCAGGGATGCACTTCTTTCGACTCAAATATATGAGGCAATTACACCCAAGCGTCTAAAATAA
- a CDS encoding LLM class flavin-dependent oxidoreductase — protein MSEPRYGIWIPVYGNCGVMNHPLEPRDASYSRAKNLIRLAERCGFTTTLIAQHIINPRNQELDQLETWTAAAALAEATSSIEIIAAVKPLLFHPAVLAKMALGIDAISGGRFAINLVSAWFKPEMEKPGINFLSHDERYRYSDEWIRVVKALWSAEKVNFQGDYFHINNLKLSPAPIAKPHPRVYVGGESEPAHELAAKEAHTFFLNGRPIEVIRETITQVRQKAHHRSQPLGFAMSAFVIARPTDQEAEAEYENLRAMVLAQDDRTELLKGVDSEVVMFKNMAKYPGVGSNGGTAAGLVGSYDTVAHRIAEFTKVGIDTFMLQFLPFATEMERFSAEIIPRVRKLTVESEAIASH, from the coding sequence ATGTCTGAGCCACGCTACGGGATTTGGATACCTGTCTACGGCAACTGCGGCGTGATGAACCATCCGCTTGAACCTCGTGATGCTAGTTACTCACGAGCCAAGAATTTGATTCGGTTGGCTGAAAGGTGCGGATTTACCACAACTTTAATAGCGCAACATATCATCAATCCCAGGAACCAAGAACTTGACCAGTTAGAAACCTGGACAGCAGCAGCAGCACTTGCCGAAGCAACAAGTTCGATTGAGATTATTGCAGCTGTCAAACCTTTATTGTTTCATCCAGCCGTCTTAGCCAAGATGGCTTTAGGTATCGATGCTATCAGTGGTGGACGTTTTGCGATTAACTTAGTCAGTGCTTGGTTCAAGCCAGAGATGGAAAAACCAGGGATCAATTTCCTATCTCATGATGAACGTTATCGATATTCTGATGAATGGATTAGGGTGGTAAAAGCCTTATGGAGTGCAGAAAAAGTTAACTTCCAAGGCGATTATTTTCACATCAATAATTTAAAGTTGAGTCCAGCACCTATAGCCAAACCACATCCGCGTGTATATGTGGGTGGGGAGTCAGAACCGGCGCACGAACTAGCAGCTAAAGAAGCGCATACATTTTTCCTTAACGGTCGTCCGATTGAAGTTATTCGAGAAACTATTACTCAGGTCAGACAAAAAGCTCACCATCGTTCTCAACCTCTAGGCTTTGCTATGTCAGCTTTTGTCATTGCTCGACCAACAGACCAAGAGGCGGAAGCAGAATATGAAAACCTCAGAGCAATGGTACTGGCACAAGACGATCGCACAGAACTACTCAAAGGCGTAGATTCAGAAGTCGTCATGTTTAAGAATATGGCTAAATACCCTGGCGTTGGTAGTAACGGTGGTACTGCTGCTGGCTTAGTTGGTAGTTATGACACAGTGGCTCATCGTATTGCCGAATTTACTAAGGTAGGAATTGATACGTTCATGTTGCAATTCCTACCCTTTGCCACAGAAATGGAACGCTTTTCTGCGGAGATTATACCAAGAGTGCGGAAGTTAACAGTAGAAAGTGAAGCGATCGCTAGTCATTAG
- a CDS encoding FAD-binding protein: MVTAYKEDELQLTTDVLVIGGGPAAAWAAWAAAAQGVKVIIADKGFLGTSGAAAASGNGIMAPSPENWDKVLWERYRAGKNLASLRWIERVIEKTWLSLPLVESWGYRFPKENGESVRQSYYGPEYMRVMRKNLLRVGVQILDQSPALELLLADDGSVAGARGIQRQHHRAYTVRASAVVMANGGCAFLSKALGCNTNTGDGMLMAVEAGGELSSMEASNHYAISTAFNATVTRGVPFGWASYSDEAGNDLGGYINGRRDPAFLPNSLMKGSVYARLDKATPQVKAVIEKSHFIAFLPYKKAGIDPYTERVPVTLVLEGTVRGTGGIRIIDETCATKVPGLYAAGDAASREFLAGLASGGGGPNAAWAISTGQWAGEGAAAFAKSLGAHANERVAHPTGQVGLRSSSSETYDNEAIARGVQAQMFPLEKNYLRSEQGLLDSLAKLETLWQQVKGKPKQDTVRDVEFSRRSAALTAVARWAYFSALHRKESRSEHIRVDYPETDPNQRYYQATGGLDKLWVRRDWITESIATPPVLSTQTAPSVSKS; the protein is encoded by the coding sequence TTGGTAACAGCATATAAAGAAGATGAATTACAACTAACTACTGATGTATTAGTAATTGGTGGTGGCCCTGCCGCAGCTTGGGCAGCTTGGGCGGCCGCCGCACAAGGAGTTAAAGTCATCATTGCTGATAAAGGTTTTTTAGGTACAAGCGGTGCTGCGGCTGCCAGTGGTAATGGCATCATGGCTCCTTCTCCAGAGAATTGGGATAAGGTTTTATGGGAGCGTTATCGTGCAGGCAAAAACCTCGCTAGTTTACGTTGGATTGAGCGGGTTATTGAGAAAACCTGGTTGAGTTTGCCTTTAGTGGAAAGTTGGGGCTATCGTTTCCCTAAAGAAAATGGCGAATCTGTGCGTCAGAGTTATTATGGCCCCGAATATATGCGGGTAATGCGTAAAAACCTTTTGCGTGTAGGTGTGCAGATTCTCGATCAAAGTCCGGCGTTAGAGCTTTTATTAGCGGATGATGGTTCTGTAGCTGGAGCTAGAGGTATACAGAGGCAACATCATCGCGCCTATACTGTGCGTGCATCTGCGGTAGTTATGGCGAATGGTGGTTGTGCCTTCTTGAGTAAAGCCTTGGGTTGCAATACCAATACAGGCGATGGCATGTTGATGGCTGTAGAGGCTGGCGGCGAACTCTCTAGTATGGAAGCGTCTAATCACTATGCCATCTCCACCGCTTTCAATGCGACGGTGACAAGAGGCGTTCCCTTTGGCTGGGCTAGTTATAGCGATGAAGCAGGCAATGATTTAGGTGGTTATATCAATGGTCGTCGTGACCCCGCATTCCTGCCTAATTCCTTGATGAAAGGCTCCGTTTATGCTCGTCTGGATAAAGCCACGCCGCAAGTCAAGGCAGTGATTGAAAAGTCTCACTTCATAGCCTTTTTACCCTATAAAAAAGCAGGCATTGACCCCTATACAGAACGAGTACCTGTCACCCTGGTTTTGGAAGGTACAGTCCGGGGTACTGGTGGGATTCGGATTATCGATGAAACTTGTGCTACTAAAGTTCCTGGTTTGTATGCTGCTGGTGATGCAGCATCGCGGGAATTTTTAGCCGGGTTAGCCTCTGGGGGTGGCGGCCCCAATGCCGCCTGGGCAATCTCCACAGGGCAATGGGCAGGAGAAGGGGCAGCAGCCTTTGCCAAGAGTTTAGGCGCTCATGCCAATGAACGGGTTGCCCATCCTACTGGTCAGGTGGGATTACGTTCTTCCTCCTCAGAAACCTACGATAATGAGGCGATCGCGCGTGGTGTACAAGCGCAGATGTTCCCATTGGAGAAGAATTACTTGCGTTCTGAACAAGGGCTTTTGGATTCCCTCGCCAAATTAGAAACCCTGTGGCAGCAAGTGAAAGGGAAGCCAAAACAAGATACTGTGCGTGATGTGGAATTTTCTCGTCGATCTGCGGCGCTGACGGCTGTAGCACGATGGGCATACTTTAGCGCCTTACATCGCAAAGAAAGCCGTAGCGAACATATCCGTGTGGACTATCCTGAAACCGACCCGAATCAGCGTTATTACCAAGCCACAGGCGGTTTAGATAAGTTGTGGGTAAGACGCGATTGGATTACGGAATCCATTGCTACACCACCAGTCTTAAGCACCCAAACCGCACCCTCTGTATCCAAGTCCTAG
- a CDS encoding LLM class flavin-dependent oxidoreductase: MRQIHLAGFLLASQVVHSHAVWRHPRTELGFLEAEYYQNIARILERGKFDLVFFADSLTMPDTYGGSFAESLKYGAQGAVRLDPLLLATTMAVVTKHIGVGVTRSTTYYQPYDLARGFATLDHLSRGRAAWNVVTSSRASEAGNFGFDQHLEHDLRYDRADEFLEVAFKLWGSWEEGALVLDRENGIFADPTKVNYVHHVGQWLKVRGPLTVPRSPQGRPLIIQAGASNKGREFAAKWAELIFEISPNLTAMKSYYQDVKTRMAKYGRDPDNCKILPAVMPFVGETETIAKEKQTFHNELVHPMAGLLTLSNHAGIDLSQYSLDQPIEKIDVQSSHGVFAVAQKLGVEQGLTLRELGKIYGRGLVVPQLVGTPTQIADQLEDIFHQEGGDGFIISPAYLPGAFEDFVDLVVPELQKRGLFRKEYTGNTLRENLGLVNSH, encoded by the coding sequence ATGAGACAAATACATCTAGCTGGTTTCCTGCTTGCTTCGCAGGTTGTTCACTCTCATGCGGTTTGGCGGCATCCCAGGACTGAACTAGGCTTTCTGGAGGCTGAATATTATCAAAATATTGCTCGTATTCTAGAGCGAGGCAAGTTTGATTTAGTCTTCTTCGCAGATTCTTTGACAATGCCTGATACTTACGGAGGGAGTTTTGCCGAGAGTCTCAAGTATGGCGCACAAGGAGCAGTAAGGCTAGACCCGTTATTACTTGCTACTACGATGGCAGTTGTTACCAAGCATATCGGCGTTGGTGTTACCCGTTCTACCACCTATTATCAACCTTATGATTTAGCCAGAGGATTTGCGACTCTTGACCACCTCAGCCGAGGAAGGGCAGCTTGGAACGTAGTGACATCAAGTAGGGCTAGTGAGGCGGGAAATTTTGGTTTTGACCAGCATCTAGAACATGATTTACGCTACGATCGCGCTGATGAATTTCTTGAAGTAGCCTTTAAACTTTGGGGTAGTTGGGAAGAAGGAGCCTTAGTTTTAGATAGAGAAAATGGCATCTTTGCCGACCCCACAAAAGTTAACTACGTCCACCATGTAGGGCAATGGTTGAAAGTGCGGGGGCCTTTGACTGTTCCCCGTTCTCCCCAAGGGCGACCACTAATTATTCAAGCTGGTGCTTCTAATAAAGGTAGAGAGTTTGCGGCTAAATGGGCAGAGTTAATTTTTGAAATTAGTCCCAATCTCACAGCCATGAAATCCTACTATCAGGATGTGAAAACTCGCATGGCTAAGTATGGACGCGATCCTGATAACTGTAAGATTTTACCTGCGGTCATGCCTTTTGTGGGAGAGACAGAAACCATCGCCAAAGAAAAGCAAACCTTTCACAATGAGTTAGTGCATCCAATGGCTGGATTACTAACTCTATCAAATCATGCAGGTATTGACCTATCACAATACTCTCTAGACCAACCCATAGAAAAAATTGATGTGCAAAGCTCGCACGGAGTGTTTGCCGTAGCGCAAAAACTAGGTGTAGAGCAAGGTTTAACTCTTAGAGAATTAGGCAAGATTTATGGGAGAGGCTTAGTTGTACCGCAATTAGTTGGTACTCCTACCCAAATTGCCGACCAACTAGAAGACATCTTTCATCAAGAAGGCGGAGACGGTTTCATCATTTCCCCCGCCTATCTCCCTGGAGCCTTTGAAGACTTTGTTGATTTAGTCGTTCCCGAACTACAAAAACGCGGACTGTTCCGCAAAGAATATACAGGAAATACACTCAGAGAAAATTTGGGTTTGGTCAATAGTCATTAG
- a CDS encoding LLM class flavin-dependent oxidoreductase, giving the protein MSEPRYGIWAPVGGNFGPLNAPDEPIDASYERTRSLVLEAERLGYVTTLVAQHLANPRSLDLDQLETWTACAALAEATESIEIIAAIKPLLFHPAVLAKMALGIDAISQGRFAINLISAWFRPEMERTNIPFPPHDERYRYSGEWLQVVRALWSGERVNFEGEYFKIQDLSLRPFSVAQPYPRIYLGGASDPAQILASQQADVYFINGQPIEDVRKVIKQVLNRPRPLPQAVRFGLSAFVIARPTDEEAQAELERLMGRQKLEEQYKLSVAKGVDPEAAMFKLFAKNPAVGGNGGTAAGLVGSYDTVATRVAAFVDAGIDTFMLQFNPFVQEMTRFAQEVIPRVRHLQKVA; this is encoded by the coding sequence ATGTCAGAACCACGCTACGGTATATGGGCCCCTGTTGGCGGTAACTTTGGCCCCCTGAATGCGCCAGATGAACCAATTGATGCTAGTTATGAGCGCACGCGATCGCTAGTATTAGAAGCAGAGCGTTTAGGATATGTCACCACCTTAGTAGCACAGCATCTTGCTAACCCGCGTAGTCTAGATTTAGACCAGTTGGAAACTTGGACAGCTTGCGCAGCTTTGGCTGAGGCTACGGAAAGTATAGAAATTATTGCAGCCATTAAACCTTTACTATTTCATCCAGCCGTCTTAGCGAAGATGGCTTTGGGAATTGATGCTATCAGTCAGGGACGTTTTGCTATCAATCTTATTAGTGCTTGGTTTCGTCCAGAAATGGAGCGGACTAATATTCCCTTCCCTCCCCATGATGAACGTTATCGCTATTCTGGTGAATGGTTACAGGTTGTCAGAGCCTTGTGGAGTGGAGAGCGAGTTAACTTTGAAGGTGAATATTTCAAAATTCAAGACTTGAGCCTGCGACCTTTTTCTGTCGCTCAACCCTATCCTCGGATTTATTTAGGAGGAGCATCAGACCCAGCGCAGATTTTAGCATCTCAACAAGCTGATGTTTACTTCATTAACGGTCAACCGATTGAAGATGTACGCAAAGTAATTAAGCAAGTTTTAAACCGTCCTCGTCCCTTACCCCAAGCAGTGCGCTTTGGTCTATCAGCTTTTGTTATCGCTCGTCCCACAGACGAAGAAGCACAAGCAGAATTAGAACGATTGATGGGACGGCAAAAGCTGGAAGAACAATATAAATTAAGTGTTGCTAAAGGTGTTGACCCAGAAGCGGCGATGTTTAAACTTTTTGCCAAAAATCCGGCTGTTGGCGGTAATGGTGGCACAGCCGCAGGGTTAGTAGGCAGTTACGATACTGTAGCAACTCGCGTTGCAGCTTTCGTTGATGCAGGTATCGATACTTTCATGCTGCAATTCAATCCTTTCGTCCAAGAGATGACACGCTTTGCTCAAGAAGTTATACCTCGCGTGCGACACTTACAAAAAGTGGCTTAA
- a CDS encoding glutathione S-transferase family protein → MSIHTLSSWEELLETARNHTPARRVKRPGQAPSTAPIPSSLHKLPANTEPSVLLYRDTNSWCPFCERVWFALEEKEIPFATEFIDLSNKPKWYTDLVPTTLVPAARIEGNLIYESKDILLALEASFPQPALLPENPEENAVARKLVDEAETNGFRDIAYKFLREAPIDADELAKLQAAFEAKLDELEQALAKYPGPFFVSTFSLVDIMYSPHLDRLAANLPVYRGYHLKGNPRFPRINAWFETLNQRPAYHRVKSDNITNNLLLRRRWGVEPIGNPLPLDAADSENIQYRAEAAERLSDNREVAIADIIKNSGVQALAADGDFTTVKESVDFHLRQLADYLIHGNGENLPGGRTGGKNSNIDPIFAAVGAITFAYLRNRICAPRDMSAGAATAFRAAIDRLLTSVY, encoded by the coding sequence ATGTCTATTCATACACTATCAAGTTGGGAAGAATTATTAGAAACTGCGAGAAATCATACTCCTGCACGTAGAGTAAAAAGACCAGGACAAGCTCCTTCTACTGCACCAATACCCAGCAGTTTACACAAACTCCCAGCAAACACAGAACCATCAGTTTTGCTTTACCGCGATACTAATTCTTGGTGTCCCTTTTGTGAGCGAGTTTGGTTTGCTCTAGAAGAAAAAGAAATTCCCTTTGCCACAGAGTTTATTGATTTAAGTAATAAACCCAAATGGTACACAGACTTAGTTCCCACAACTCTTGTCCCGGCTGCCAGAATTGAGGGGAACTTAATATATGAATCCAAAGATATTCTTTTAGCTTTAGAAGCAAGTTTTCCTCAACCTGCATTATTACCAGAAAATCCAGAAGAAAATGCCGTTGCTAGAAAGTTAGTAGATGAAGCAGAGACTAACGGTTTTAGAGATATTGCCTATAAATTCTTGCGAGAAGCACCCATCGACGCTGATGAGTTGGCAAAATTACAAGCAGCATTTGAAGCCAAGTTAGATGAACTTGAGCAAGCTTTAGCTAAGTACCCTGGCCCCTTCTTCGTCAGTACATTTAGCTTAGTAGACATTATGTATAGCCCTCATTTAGATAGGTTGGCAGCTAACTTACCTGTATATCGAGGCTATCACCTCAAAGGAAATCCCCGCTTTCCTCGGATTAATGCTTGGTTTGAGACACTGAATCAACGCCCTGCTTATCACAGAGTCAAATCTGATAATATTACTAACAATTTACTATTGCGTCGTCGCTGGGGTGTAGAACCGATTGGTAATCCCTTACCTCTAGATGCAGCCGATAGCGAAAATATTCAATACCGAGCCGAAGCAGCCGAGAGACTCAGCGATAACCGAGAAGTTGCGATCGCAGATATTATCAAAAATTCTGGAGTCCAAGCATTAGCAGCAGACGGTGACTTTACCACAGTTAAAGAGTCCGTTGATTTTCACCTCCGACAACTGGCTGATTACCTGATTCATGGCAATGGCGAAAATTTACCGGGTGGTCGCACTGGTGGTAAAAATAGCAATATTGATCCTATCTTCGCTGCTGTGGGGGCGATTACTTTTGCCTATCTCAGAAATCGCATCTGTGCGCCTCGTGATATGAGTGCTGGTGCAGCCACAGCATTCCGCGCGGCGATAGATAGGCTGTTGACATCGGTGTATTAG
- a CDS encoding 4Fe-4S binding protein, whose translation MIELVSHKLCINCNLCVQVCPTNVFDAVPDQPPAIARKEDCQTCFMCEAYCPADALYVAPESHTEIQVNEDELIASGIMGEYRRILGWGYGRKNNSEQDTAHKLRQLPRPYQS comes from the coding sequence ATGATTGAGCTTGTCAGCCATAAACTCTGTATCAACTGCAATCTATGCGTCCAAGTCTGTCCTACTAACGTCTTTGATGCAGTTCCCGATCAACCACCTGCGATCGCTCGTAAGGAAGACTGTCAAACTTGTTTTATGTGTGAAGCATATTGCCCTGCGGATGCGCTCTATGTTGCACCTGAGTCTCATACCGAAATTCAAGTCAATGAGGATGAGTTAATTGCTAGCGGCATTATGGGCGAATATCGCCGCATCTTGGGTTGGGGATATGGCAGAAAAAACAACAGTGAACAGGATACTGCTCACAAATTGCGTCAACTACCCCGTCCTTATCAGAGTTAA
- a CDS encoding isopenicillin N synthase family dioxygenase → MAALQIVDKKFSQVPIIDISDLVFQTKNPDDKTLKGCELVADKIRQACQDYGFFYIIGHGVNEQLQQQLEHLSQQFFQQDLATKLKIRMAHGGRAWRGYFPVGNELTSGKPDLKEGIYFGAELAEEHPLVKAGTPMHGRNLFPSNIHQFREIVLAYLDAMTQLGHILMAGIALSLGLEEFYFANRYTKDPLILFRIFNYPPNSSLSGSEWGVGEHTDYGVLTILKQDNIGGLQVKSKSGWIDAPPIPNSFVCNIGDMLDRMTQGLYRSTPHRVKNLSTSDRLSFPFFFDPNFHVEVKPIELKNVVVNDDKSDRWDKASVHEFQGTYGDYLLNKVSKVFPELRQTVLESGE, encoded by the coding sequence ATGGCAGCCTTACAAATCGTGGACAAAAAGTTTTCACAAGTTCCCATAATTGATATTAGTGATCTGGTTTTTCAAACTAAAAATCCTGATGATAAAACACTAAAAGGTTGTGAGCTAGTTGCAGACAAAATTAGACAAGCATGTCAAGATTACGGCTTTTTCTATATTATTGGACATGGAGTTAATGAACAATTACAACAGCAATTAGAACATCTCAGTCAACAATTTTTTCAACAGGATTTGGCAACTAAATTGAAAATACGTATGGCTCATGGTGGTAGAGCTTGGCGAGGATATTTCCCTGTAGGGAACGAGTTAACATCAGGTAAACCAGACTTAAAAGAAGGTATTTACTTCGGTGCTGAACTAGCAGAAGAACACCCATTAGTAAAAGCTGGTACACCAATGCACGGTCGCAATCTTTTTCCATCGAATATTCATCAATTTAGAGAAATAGTGCTGGCATATTTGGATGCAATGACTCAACTCGGACACATCCTCATGGCAGGTATTGCTCTGAGTTTAGGATTAGAAGAATTCTATTTTGCCAACCGTTATACAAAAGACCCTTTGATATTATTTCGTATTTTTAATTACCCTCCTAATTCATCGTTATCTGGTTCTGAATGGGGTGTTGGTGAACATACAGATTATGGAGTTTTGACTATTCTCAAACAAGATAATATTGGCGGATTACAAGTCAAATCAAAATCTGGTTGGATAGATGCACCCCCTATTCCTAATTCCTTTGTCTGCAACATCGGCGATATGCTCGATCGCATGACTCAAGGACTTTATCGCTCAACACCCCATCGCGTTAAAAACCTCTCAACAAGCGATCGCCTTTCCTTCCCCTTCTTCTTTGATCCCAATTTCCATGTTGAAGTCAAACCCATTGAACTAAAGAATGTAGTAGTCAATGATGATAAAAGCGATCGCTGGGATAAAGCCAGTGTCCACGAATTTCAAGGCACATACGGCGACTACTTGTTAAACAAAGTGTCTAAAGTCTTCCCAGAACTCCGGCAAACAGTGCTTGAGAGTGGGGAGTAG